The following is a genomic window from Nitrospira sp..
CTTCGTCGACCCGCACCGCCTGCGCATCGAAGGCTCCGACGATCACCACGAACATACGGCCGACTTCATCGTCATCGCCTGCGGGACCATCCCGGCCAGGCCGACCCATATCCCGTTCGACGACCAATCCATCATCGATACGGACGGGATCTTGGCCCTCAAACAACTCCCCAAATCCATCACCATCATCGGCGGTGGCGTGATCGGCACCGAATATGCCTCGATCCTGGCCATGATGGGCATCCATGTCACCTTGATCGAGCGGCGGCCTCGCCTGCTCGAATTCGTCGACACCGAAATCATCGAGGCGCTGCAGTACCAGATGCGCAGCATCGGGGTGACATTACGGTTCAACGAGGAAGTTGTCTCCGTGGAACCACGGGCGGAACAGCAAGTCGTCGTTCGGCTCAAGAGCGGCAAGGAAATCAGCGCCACGACCGTGCTCTATTCGGTCGGCCGCGTCGGCGCGAGTCCCGCGCTCAGCCTGGAAACCGTCGGCCTGAGCGCCGACGACCGGGGCCGCCTCAAGGTCAACGAACACTTCCAGACCGCCGTGCCTCATATCTATGCAGCCGGCGACATCATCGGATTTCCTGCGCTGGCATCCACATCCATGCAGCAGGGCCGCCATGCCGCCTGCCATGCCTTCGACATTCCCTGCAAAACCCAGTCGGAGCTGATGCCTTACGGCATCTATTCGATTCCCGAAATCTCCATGGTCGGGCGCAACGAAGACGATCTCACGAAAAACGGTATCCCCTATGCCGTCGGTATCGCGCGCTACCGGGAGATCGCCCGCGGACAGATCATCGGAGACGAGATCGGCATGTTGAAACTCCTCTTCCACAACAAAACTCGCGAGCTGTTGGGCGTCCATGCGATTGGCGAAGGGGCCACAGAGCTCATCCACATCGGTCAAACCGTCATGGCCTACCATGGACAAATCGACTACTTCATGGATACGGTCTTCAATTATCCGACGCTGGCGGAATGTTATCGAGTCGCGGCGCTGGACGGCATCAACCAACTGCCCCGCCCCTGGGCGCCGAGGGCGTGACACGTCGTTCGTGAAGCGCAAGCGGGAATGATTCTTTCTCTGTAGTTGTTCGCGAGATACGCGTTACGCCGACGAAGGAGGATCTTGCATGTCGTTTTCGAACCATCTTCGAAAAATAGCCCAACCCGTGTGGGACGCGCAGCTGACTCACCCGTTCGTCCTCGCGCTCGGCAAGGGCACATTGTCGGAGCGCAAGTTTCGGTACTACATCCTGCAGGACGCCCGCTTCCTCGCAGAGTTGGCCCGCGTCTTCGCCGCCGGTTCCTTGCGCGCACCGGACTCCGAATCGGGACTGCGCTTTGCCAAGCTGGCCGAAGACACCATCACGGTCGAACGTAGCCTCCACGAGAATTACGGCAAGCGTTGGAAACTCTCG
Proteins encoded in this region:
- a CDS encoding Soluble pyridine nucleotide transhydrogenase; translation: MAHYDLLVIGTGPAGQKAAIQAAKLGKKVGIVERKQVVGGVCTNTGTIPSKSLREAVLYLSGFHQRNLYGASYRVKQDITMDDLSFRSNHVIKREIEIIQNQMARNNVEMFFGTASFVDPHRLRIEGSDDHHEHTADFIVIACGTIPARPTHIPFDDQSIIDTDGILALKQLPKSITIIGGGVIGTEYASILAMMGIHVTLIERRPRLLEFVDTEIIEALQYQMRSIGVTLRFNEEVVSVEPRAEQQVVVRLKSGKEISATTVLYSVGRVGASPALSLETVGLSADDRGRLKVNEHFQTAVPHIYAAGDIIGFPALASTSMQQGRHAACHAFDIPCKTQSELMPYGIYSIPEISMVGRNEDDLTKNGIPYAVGIARYREIARGQIIGDEIGMLKLLFHNKTRELLGVHAIGEGATELIHIGQTVMAYHGQIDYFMDTVFNYPTLAECYRVAALDGINQLPRPWAPRA